A section of the Oncorhynchus nerka isolate Pitt River linkage group LG3, Oner_Uvic_2.0, whole genome shotgun sequence genome encodes:
- the LOC115101924 gene encoding apolipoprotein C-I-like — protein sequence MKLSIAIAVLMLVFAAHTEAQEAEKTIEEHFATFGNQMKDLSEDLTVKTKDIVEKIGDSEFITKTRTWFTEQFDKMKAKIDETFPKQ from the exons ATGAAACTGTCCATTGCCATTGCCGTGTTGATGCTTGTGTTCGCTGCACACACAG aggcTCAGGAGGCTGAGAAGACCATTGAGGAGCATTTCGCCACCTTCGGCAATCAGATGAAGGACCTAAGTGAGGACCTGACCGTCAAGACGAAGGACATAGTTGAAAAGATTGGGGACAGCGAGTTCATCACCAAAACcag gaCCTGGTTCACTGAGCAGTTTGACAAGATGAAGGCCAAGATCGATGAGACCTTCCCCAAGCAGTAG